One region of Carassius carassius chromosome 41, fCarCar2.1, whole genome shotgun sequence genomic DNA includes:
- the neu4 gene encoding sialidase-4, whose protein sequence is MGSQYFPARSVLFQKKSSGVTYRVPALIYIPQFSCFLAFCEERLTPADAQAHLLVMRKGTFHKNYVEWKDMEVLSTARLEGYRSMNPCPVYDEFTGTVFLFFIAVLGHTSESYQLITGKNVTRLCYVSSSDQGETWSSVTDLTRILIGDTIKEWATFAVGPGHGTQLKSGRIIIPAYAYHIDCRNCFGRKCKTSSHSFCFYSDTHGKAWHFGEALSTPESVECQMVSVDEENGVNFLYCNARSVSGCRVQAVSFDNGAAFHNGQLVYKLVEPKNGCHGSVIGFPAPIYELGKAQHFLRQLRSIYTPLGVSISPPNFLPPTWVVYTHPTCSKSRRDLGVYLSLLPRDPDSWSGPWIIYAGPSAYSDMAYVVTFTDAPAVPVFACLFENGKKTAYDEISFCIFTMYELIDHLPHNNHKKMGLRKMKGLSECCFVC, encoded by the exons ATGGGGTCTCAATACTTTCCAGCACGATCAGTGCTTTTCCAAAAGAAGTCGAGTGGAGTTACATACCGTGTGCCTGCTTTGATCTACATACCTCAGTTCAGCTGTTTCTTGGCCTTCTGTGAGGAAAGACTGACTCCGGCAGATGCTCAAGCACATCTGCTGGTCATGCGCAAAGGCACTTTTCATAAAAACTATGTGGAA TGGAAGGACATGGAGGTGTTGAGTACAGCTCGACTGGAGGGCTACCGCTCAATGAACCCCTGCCCTGTTTATGATGAGTTTACTGGCACAGTCTTCTTGTTTTTCATTGCTGTTCTCGGTCACACCTCGGAGTCTTACCAGTTAATTACTGGAAAGAATGTGACACGTCTTTGCTATGTGTCCAGCAGTGACCAAGGGGAAACTTGGAGCTCTGTTACAGACCTTACCAGGATTCTCATAGGGGACACCATTAAAG AGTGGGCCACTTTTGCTGTGGGTCCAGGTCACGGAACCCAATTAAAATCTGGAAGGATAATAATCCCTGCTTATGCCTACCATATTGACTGCAGAAATTGCTTTGGCAGGAAGTGCAAGACTTCATCAcactcattttgtttttatagtgACACGCATGGAAAAGCATGGCATTTTGGAGAGGCATTGTCCACTCCAGAGAGTGTGGAGTGTCAAATGGTGTCAGTAGATGAGGAAAATGGAGTCAACTTTTTGTACTGCAATGCGCGGAGTGTGTCAGGTTGCCGCGTGCAAGCTGTTAGCTTTGATAATGGGGCTGCTTTTCACAATGGTCAGCTGGTATATAAACTAGTGGAGCCAAAGAATGGGTGCCATGGCAGTGTAATTGGATTTCCAGCACCAATCTACGAACTTGGGAAAGCCCAACACTTTCTGAGACAGTTGAGGTCCATCTACACCCCACTTGGAGTCAGCATATCACCACCAAACTTCCTTCCACCAACATGGGTGGTATATACGCACCCCACCTGCTCAAAAAGTCGTCGTGACCTCGGTGTTTACCTCAGTCTTCTTCCTCGAGATCCAGATAGCTGGTCAGGACCTTGGATCATATATGCAGGCCCTAGTGCATATTCAGACATGGCCTATGTTGTTACTTTTACTGATGCCCCAGCAGTCCCTGTCTTTGCCTGCCTTTTTGAGAACGGCAAAAAGACAGCTTATGATGAGATTTCCTTCTGCATCTTCACAATGTATGAACTAATTGACCACCTTCCCCACAACAACCATAAAAAAATGGGGCTTAGAAAGATGAAAGGATTATCGGAGTGCTGCTTTGTCTGCTGA